ACCGCCGAGGCGGCTGGAGAGGGTGCTGTCCAGGGTGAAGCTGATCGCGCCGGGCGTCGCCGTCGCGTCGGCGAAGGACACCGCGATGATGTCGTACGCGGCCGGGACGTCGCTGATCCGCTGGACGGTGGCGCCGTTGTCGAAGTTCTGCCAGTAGCCGGTCAGTAGGTGCTTGGGCAGGCCCGGGCCGGTGGACGTGGCGGTCGGGGAGGGGCTGGTGGTCGGGGTGGTCGCGGTCGGCGACGGGCTGGTGCTGGCCGTCGGGGTGGGGGTGGCGGTGGCGGTCGTGCTGCCCGAGGGGGTGGGGGTCGGGGTGCCGGGGCCGATCAACGAGACGTTGTCGACCTGGTAGGCGCCCTGGCCGTACCAGCCGTGGACGTAGACGGTGACGCTGGTGGTGCTCGCCCCGGTGGTGAAGGTGGTGCTCAGGTTGTTCCAACTCGTGCTGCTGGACCAGGTGCTGGGGTCCGAGCCGCCGGTGCCCCGGGCGCCCAGGTAGACGTACGGGCCCTGTACCTCGGAGCGCAGGGTGTAGGTCGAGGACGGCTTCACCGTGACGGTCTGGGTGCACTCGCCGGCGTCGCTGCCGGTCGGGGTGACCCGCAGCGCGGTCGACGGGTGGTCGGCCGGGGTGACCGGCGTGGTGCCGGGCGGGCAGGTCCAGCCGGTCAGGTGGTTGCCGCTCTCGAAGCCGCCGTTGGTGATCAGTTCGATGTCGGCGGCCTGGGCGCCGGCGGTCGACAGGACCAGGCAGCTCAGGCCGATGGCGATCGCCGCGGTGCCGGCGGTCGCGGTCCGGACGCCGCGGGCGCGGCGGTGTCGGGCAGGTGGCATGACTCCATCTCCAGTGGGGGAGGCCGGCCGACCCGGTGGGGACGGGTCGCGCCGGGTGTCGATGGTGCGCGTGCGGGAGCGTCCGACAGTTCAAGTCACCGGTAGGTCCGGGTACTTGCCTCACAAGGTGGAGTAGACCAATCCGGCTGTCAAGAGTGCCGCACGGCTACCGTCCGTGCGGGGGCGGGCCCGGCGGCCGGGTGACGCCCAGCAGCTCCAGCAGACCTGCCAGCCCGTGTGCCCGCGGAAGGCGGCGGGGTCG
The sequence above is a segment of the Kitasatospora sp. NBC_00240 genome. Coding sequences within it:
- a CDS encoding glycosyl hydrolase family 18 protein, whose amino-acid sequence is MPPARHRRARGVRTATAGTAAIAIGLSCLVLSTAGAQAADIELITNGGFESGNHLTGWTCPPGTTPVTPADHPSTALRVTPTGSDAGECTQTVTVKPSSTYTLRSEVQGPYVYLGARGTGGSDPSTWSSSTSWNNLSTTFTTGASTTSVTVYVHGWYGQGAYQVDNVSLIGPGTPTPTPSGSTTATATPTPTASTSPSPTATTPTTSPSPTATSTGPGLPKHLLTGYWQNFDNGATVQRISDVPAAYDIIAVSFADATATPGAISFTLDSTLSSRLGGYTDAQFKADIAAKHAAGKKVVLSIGGQNGTISVSSSASATNFANSAYTLIQQYGFDGVDIDLENGVSATYMGQALHTLAGKVGSGFVLTMAPQTIDMQSTGMEYFKLALNVKDVLTIVNMQYYNSGSMLGCDGNVYSQGTVNFLTALACIQLKGGLKPSQVGLGVPASTSAAGGGYVNASVVNNALDCLAAGTNCGTFKPDTKWPGIGGAMTWSTNHDAKAGGPIAGTVGSHLHAMP